The following coding sequences lie in one Apium graveolens cultivar Ventura chromosome 3, ASM990537v1, whole genome shotgun sequence genomic window:
- the LOC141715225 gene encoding uncharacterized protein LOC141715225 — MAMVATTDATGSRRTTTIDATSPLYLHPSDGNNFMVIDKLQGSSNYRSWKRSMEIALSSKRKLGFVTGTITRDDTDTVKGEAWDTCNNMIISWIFGSVSESIKKSIMFVSSAYQIWNNLEQRFALTNGSRKYKINKDLYESRQQGKHISEYYTQMRTLWEELESLNVLPAIKTMSTEVINFVSALTQQKEQHKLFQFLNGLDEIYGAQRSQLLMIPNLPSVETTCSYLEQEEAQREVLGHVREDTETSAMFSKSTGEYLLMLNPYLLYSAQLMVKQVI, encoded by the coding sequence ATGGCTATGGTGGCTACAACTGATGCAACTGGTTCAAGAAGAACGACTACGATTGATGCAACCAGTCCCTTGTATTTACATCCCTCGGATGGAAATAATTTTATGGTCATAGACAAACTTCAAGGATCCTCAAATTATAGATCCTGGAAGAGATCAATGGAAATAGCTCTCTCTTCAAAAAGAAAGTTAGGGTTTGTGACTGGTACTATAACCAGGGATGACACTGATACAGTAAAGGGTGAAGCTTGGGACACATGTAACAATATGATAATCTCATGGATATTTGGTTCTGTTTCAGAATCAATCAAGAAGTCAATAATGTTCGTTAGCAGTGCATATCAAATTTGGAATAACCTTGAACAAAGGTTTGCACTCACTAATGGATCTAGAAAGTACAAGATCAACAAAGATCTTTATGAAAGCAGACAACAAGGGAAGCATATTAGTGAGTATTATACTCAGATGAGGACATTATGGGAAGAGCTTGAATCTCTTAATGTATTACCTGCTATCAAAACTATGTCAACAGAAGTCATAAATTTTGTTAGTGCTCTCACACAACAAAAAGAACAACATAAGTTATTTCAGTTCTTGAATGGTCTTGATGAGATCTACGGGGCACAAAGGAGTCAACTTCTCATGATTCCTAATCTTCCATCTGTGGAAACAACATGTAGCTATCTTGAACAGGAAGAGGCACAAAGAGAAGTTCTTGGTCATGTAAGAGAAGATACAGAAACATCAGCAATGTTTAGTAAGAGCACGGGGGAGTATCTTCTAATGCTCAATCCATACCTTCTATACAGTGCACAGCTTATGGTAAAGCAGGTCATATGA
- the LOC141713659 gene encoding putative ethanolamine kinase: MGSAAKIWNAMEAEVAGDGSNSDIPHSSLTVDHTLSLPDMKPRIVELYKDLFKNWSNKDESDFSIETVSGGITNLLLKVSIREDNGSTIYMTLRLYGPNTEYVINRERELQAIQYLSAAGFGAKLLGVFGNGMVQSFIHARTLGPLDMRKPDLAAKIAKQLRKFHQVEVPGSKEPQLWNDIFKFFKQASNLKFDDNEKCKKYETVNFEEIHTELVTLKDLTGRLNAPVVFAHNDLLSGNLMLNDDEEKLYFIDFEYGSYSYRGFDIGNHFNEYAGYDCDYSLYPNRDEQYQFFKHYLKPDKPQEVSDKDLEELYIETNCYMLASHMYWALWALIQAKMSPIDFDYLGYFFLRYDEFRRQKEKCLSLAESYLSKNGSG; this comes from the exons atgggATCAGCAGCAAAGATCTGGAACGCCATGGAAGCTGAGGTTGCTGGAGATGGCTCCAACTCTGATATTCCTCATTCTTCTCTCACCGTCGATCACACTCTCTCTCTCCCCGATATGAAACCTCGCATCGT AGAGCTATACAAGGATCTGTTCAAAAATTGGTCAAATAAAGACGAGTCAGATTTCTCTATTGAGACGGTGTCCGGTGGCATCACAAATCTCT TGCTGAAGGTATCCATTAGAGAAGATAATGGAAGCACGATATACATGACACTCAGATTGTATGGCCCAAATACTGAATATGTTATAAATCGGGAACGTGAGCTGCAG GCCATTCAATACCTCTCAGCTGCAGGATTTGGTGCCAAGTTGCTTGGAGTTTTCGGAAATGGCATGGTTCAGTCATTTATACATGCTCGTACCTTGGGCCCCTTAG ACATGAGAAAGCCAGACCTAGCTGCGAAAATTGCAAAGCAACTTCGTAAATTCCACCAGGTGGAAGTTCCAGGTTCTAAAGAGCCTCAATTGTGGAATGATATTTTCAAGTTTTTCAAGCAAG CATCCAATCTCAAGTTTGATGACAATGAGAAGTGTAAAAAGTATGAAACAGTGAATTTCGAAGAGATACATACCGAACTTGTTACGCTCAAG GATTTGACAGGTCGTCTTAATGCTCCCGTGGTGTTTGCTCATAATGACTTGCTTTCTGGGAATCTGATGCTTAACGATGATGAAG AAAAactttatttcattgattttgaGTACGGATCATACAGTTACAGAGGCTTTGACATTGGAAATCACTTCAACGAATATGCTGGTTACGACTGTGACTACAGCTT GTACCCAAACAGGGATGAGCAGTATCAATTTTTTAAGCATTATTTGAAACCCGACAAACCCCAAGAG GTATCGGATAAGGATCTGGAAGAATTATACATCGAGACAAATTGTTACATGCTAGCTTCACACATGTACTGGGCATTGTGGGCATTGATCCAG GCAAAGATGTCTCCTATCGACTTTGATTATCTTGGTTATTTCTTCCTGCGATATGATGAATTTAGAAGGCAGAAGGAGAAGTGCTTATCTCTTGCAGAGTCTT